From the genome of Vulpes lagopus strain Blue_001 chromosome 2, ASM1834538v1, whole genome shotgun sequence, one region includes:
- the LOC121485672 gene encoding prohibitin-like: MAAKVFESIGKFSLALAVAGGVVNSALYKVDAGHRAVIFDRFRGVQDIVVGEGTHFLIPWVQKPIIFDCRSRPRNVPVITGSKDLQNVNSILRTLFRPVASQLPRIFTSIGEDYDEWVLPSITTEILKSVVAHFDAGELITQRELVSRQVSDDLTERAATFGLILDDVSLTHLTFGKEFTEAVEAKQVAQQESETARFVVEKAEQQKKAAIISAQGDSKAAKLIAHSLATAGDGLIEPCKLEAAEDITYQLSRSRNITYLPAGQSVLLQLPQ; the protein is encoded by the coding sequence ATGGCTGCCAAAGTGTTTGAGTCCATTGGCAAGTTCAGCCTGGCCTTAGCTGTTGCAGGAGGAGTGGTGAATTCTGCCTTGTATAAGGTGGATGCTGGCCACAGAGCTGTCATCTTTGACCGGTTCCGTGGAGTACAGGACATTGTGGTAGGAGAAGGGACTCACTTTCTCATCCCTTGGGTACAGAAACCTATTATCTTTGATTGCCGCTCTCGACCACGTAATGTGCCAGTAATCACTGGTAGCAAAGATTTACAGAATGTCAACAGCATCCTGCGCACCCTTTTCCGACCAGTCGCCAGCCAGCTTCCTCGCATCTTCACCAGCATCGGGGAGGACTATGATGAATGGGTGCTACCGTCTATCACTACAGAGATCCTCAAGTCGGTGGTGGCTCACTTTGATGCTGGAGAACTGATCACCCAGAGAGAGCTGGTCTCCAGACAGGTGAGCGATGACCTTACAGAGCGAGCAGCAACCTTTGGGCTCATCCTGGATGACGTGTCCTTGACGCATCTGACCTTCGGGAAGGAGTTCACAGAAGCAGTAGAAGCCAAACAGGTGGCTCAGCAGGAATCAGAGACAGCCAGATTTGTGGTGGAAAAAGCTGAGCAGCAGAAGAAGGCAGCCATCATCTCCGCCCAGGGCGACTCCAAGGCAGCCAAGCTGATTGCCCACTCACTCGCCACAGCGGGTGACGGCCTCATAGAGCCGTGCAAGCTGGAGGCTGCAGAGGACATCACGTACCAGCTGTCACGCTCTCGGAACATCACCTACCTGCCGGCTGGACAGTCTGTGCTCCTGCAGCTGCCTCAGTGA